The nucleotide window TACAACTCTGGAAACACCGTTGGCTCCTACAACGGCTCTGCCGTCGGTTCTTACAATCAAGACAATCGCCGCTACGACAACCGCCGCTACAACAACGCCTTCAACCAGAATCAACGCTACAACCGCCACACCAACAACCAACGCTGGAACAATCAGCGCTACAGCAATCAGCACACCAACAACCAGCGCTGGAACAACCAGAGAACCAATAACGTCAGAACCAATGTCCGCAGCGAAGTTGGACTCTGGTAATCCTTACCAACTCTCAATCCATACACTTCAAAAGGGGGGCTTTGCCCCCCTTTTTGCTTGAAACATCCTCACGGGGCTCACCTCCTCACTCCCACAGGTGCATTCACTTTTGACAGGGAGAAACTGACGCTCCAAGACCAAGACGACGGCAAAACACAAGCCGAAACAGCACACGCAACTTGCCGCTAACAACCCCTGTGATCGATCTCACAAATCGCTGAGATCACGCTCATCACCCCCAACCCTCAAACCAGAGATGGTGGAACANNNNNNNNNNNNNNNNNNNNNNNNNNNNNNNNNNNNNNNNNNNNNNNNNNNNNNNNNNNNNNNNNNNNNNNNNNNNNNNNNNNNNNNNNNNNNNNNNNNNNNNNNNNNNNNNNNNNNNNNNNNNNNNNNNNNNNNNNNNNNNNNNNNNNNNNNNNNNNNNNNNNNNNNNNNNNNNNNNNNNNNNNNNNNNNNNNNNNNNNNNNNNNNNNNNNNNNNNNNNNNNNNNNNNNNNNNNNNNNNNNNNNNNNNNNNNNNNNNNNNNNNNNNNNNNNNNNNNNNNNNNNNNNNNNNNNNNNNNNNNNNNNNNNNNNNNNNNNNNNNNNNNNNNNNNNNNNNNNNNNNNNNNNNNNNNNNNNNNNNNNNNNNNNNNNNNNNNNNNNNNNNNNNNNNNNNNNNNNNNNNNNNNNNNNNNNNNNNNNNNNNNNNNNNNNNNNNNNNNNNNNNNNNNNNNNNNNNNNNNNNNNNNNNNNNNNNNNNNNNNNNNNNNNNNNNNNNNNNNNNNNNNNNNNNNNNNNNNNNNNNNNNNNNNNNNNNNNNNNNNNNNNNNNNNNNNNNNNNNNNNNNNNNNNNNNNNNNNNNNNNNNNNNNNNNNNNNNNNNNNNNNNNNNNNNNNNNNNNNNNNNNNNNNNNNNNNNNNNNNNNNNNNNNNNNNNNNNNNNNNNNNNNNNNNNNNNNNNNNNNNNNNNNNNNNNNNNNNNNNNNNNNNNNNNNNNNNNNNNNNNNNNNNNNNNNNNNNNNNNNNNNNNNNNNNNTGAGATCGATCACAGGGGTTGTTAGCGGCAAGTTGCGTGTGCTGTTTCGGCTTGTGTTTTGCCGTCGTCTTGGTCTTGGAGCGTCAGTTTCTCCCTGTCAAAAGTGAATGCACCTGTGGGAGTGAGGAGGTGAGCCCCGTGAGGATGTTTCAAGCAAAAAGGGGGGCAAAGCCCCCCTTTTGAAGTGTATGGATTGAGAGTTGGTAAGGATTACCAGAGTCCAACTTCGCTGCGGACATTGGTTCTGACGTTATTGGTTCTCTGGTTGTTCCAGCGCTGGTTGTTGGTGTGCTGATTGCTGTAGCGCTGATTGTTCCAGCGTTGGTTGTTGGTGTGGCGGTTGTAGCGTTGATTCTGGTTGAAGGCGTTGTTGTAGCGGCGGTTGTCGTAGCGGCGATTGTCTTGATTGTAAGAACCGACGGCAGAGCCGTTGTAGGAGCCAACGGTGTTTCCAGAGTTGTATGTGTTTCCAGAGTTGATGCCACCGACGGAGTTTCCGTGACCGCAGATGGTGCCTGTACCAGAGCATCCACTGCCAGCATTTTGTGCGAGGCCTGCCATGGGTGAGCCGGCGAGCCCGAGTGTGGAGAGAGCGACGGCGAGAGCGATTGATTTAATCATGATGGAGCTGTTGTGAGGAGAAAGTCATCAGGGCTCGTTGTCCTGATGTTTTCAGTGTGTTTGTTTTAGATGTGTATTCTTGTGATTTGAGTTGTGTTGATGAGTGATGTTGGTCACAGGTTGTAAGGCAATAAAAAAGTCCTCCTTGTGTGGGAAGGAGGACGTGTTGTTGTCTGAGCTGAGGTGTCTTTGCGGATCTATTTAAAGGTGTGCTTGTCCATGAGTTTTTGTGTGCAATTTTGATTTCTCTTTCCTATGAATAATGAATTTGTGTTGATGCATCGGAAATCAATTCTGTGCAATCTAGAGCGTTCTGATGCTGAGCAATCGGTTGCTTTGAGAAGATAGTGGCCCCAATTAGTTCAACTTTCTTGTGGCGCCAGTGCGATTGGTTTGGGCCTATTTGCGTTAAGCGTTTGGTGACACCACCGAATAAGATCCTGCAGCAGCGTCGGCATAATAAGCAGAAGGGCTTAGGCCGGATCTGCGCAATTACTGTGCTGTTGCAGATATGCGTGATTTCCCGACAATGGCTGAGGCCTTGCCGGCATTCGATGTTGTTTATGTCTGAAATCGTTTTTCACTGAGCTTACGGACATGATTGCGAAAGACGTGATTGCGAAGCGCGATGTAGTGGTTAATCTAACGAACTGTTGGTGATCAGACAGTGCTGTTTTTGGTATGAATGCTGATCCCAGAGTTGCTTGTCGATCGGCGATTCATTCTGCTTGGGAAATGTTGAATCGCGTCAGGCGATGGTGATGGGCAGATTCAGGTCACGTTGCCAGTCGGCCAACGGCCGATTCCAGCCATCTTCGAGTTTTTTGGAAATCACCAGTTCCGCATCCAGGCCCATCTGAAACCCCTGTGCCAGAGCTCGCAGCATTGGCGTCAGAGGTTCGTCGTTCTGAAGGGCTGAGAGCATTCCGCCGAAGATCAGCATCACGGCCAGCGGCGAGCGATTCTGCGCAAGGTTGAACCCCTGGAGCCCCAGTTCACTCGCACCATCGATGCCGAATCCAGTCAAGACGTGTGTGATGTCGTGAGTCTCTTTCAGTCGATGCACGATGAAGTCCTTGTCACTGTCAACCGGGGATGGGTCAATCAACGTGTCTGGGGTGATGCCCTGACTGATCAGCTGGTTGGCATAGCAACGCCCAAGGCTGCCCTCCGGAAGGGTCTTGAGGGCGCTGAGGTCAATCGGCTGCGGTCTCCAGCGTTCCTGCACCAGATCCTTGAACTGAGGATCCTTCAACAGATGGCGCATCATCTGATCGCCGAGAGGACCATCCTTCACGCTGTTGCCGACGGCGAACACGCTGTCCAGTGACCCTGGATTCTTCAGGAAAGAGGCGAGCCCGGCCAGCAGTTTCAGGCTCTGGAGGCGTTCCTGCAATCTGATGTGCATCGGATCAGGCCTGGAGATAAGTGGCCTGTTGGAGGCTGCTGGCCACGTGGCTGATCAATAGCCTGGCGTCGTTGACCGACAGCCGTCGATCTCGGATGGCCTCCTCGCTGGCCAGGCGGAGGCGTTCGAGCATCAGATCAGGGTCGTGTTCCATCGCTTCCAACACATCGGAGTTGGTGTCTCCGCGCACCACGTGGTCCAGCAGGTAACCACCGCCAGGGGCCAGGCGGATATGCACGGCGTTGGTGCTGCCGAACAGGTTGTGCAGGTTGCCCATCACTTCTTGGTAGGCACCGGCCAGAAACAAACCGATCAGGTAAGGCTGATTCGGCTGAGGGCTGTGCAGTTCCAGCAGGGGTTTGCTCTGCCCGCCCTGGATGAAGCGTGCCAGCTTGCCATCGGAGTCACAGGTGAGGTCGGCAATGCTCCCGAGCTGGTCGGGCTCTTCATCGAGTCGATGGATTGGCATCACGGGAAAGAGTTGATCGATCGCCCAGGTGTCGGGAGCTGATCGAAACACCGAAAAATTGCCGTAATAAGTGCTGGCCAGGCTGGCGCGAAGATTGCGCAGCTCATCGGGGCTGCTGTCATCGGCGGGCAGCAGGCGATTGATGCGCCGCGCACAGGCCCAGGCCAACTGTTCAGCACGTGCCCGCTCCGGAAGGCTTAGGTATCCGAGGCGGAAAGCACTGAGCGCATCATCTTTGAACTTCAGAACGTCGTTCCAGGCTTCCTGCAGGTTGGCTGTGGTGATGCCATCAAAAGTTTCATGCAGGTTGCGCAGGATCAATGGATCGTCGTCCATCCGTTCCGGACGCTCATCCGGTGCCGCACCGGTGCCGAGGATGTCGAACACCAGCACGCTGAAGTGGCTGGCCAGGGCACGACCGCTCTCGCTCACGAGCGTGGGCACGGGAACACCGCTGGGTTCACAGCATTCCTTCACAGTGGCCACCACATCGTTGGCGTAGTTCTGCAGGGAGTAATTGGTTGAAGCCGCGGTGGCGCTGCGGCTGCCGTCGTAGTCGATCCCCAGGCCACCGCCCACGTCGAGAAAGCCCATCGGTGCCCCCAGCCGGTGCAGCTCGCCGTAGATCTGTCCAGCTTCCTGGAGGGCATCCTTCAGGACGGCGATGTCGTTGATCTGACTGCCGATATGGAAGTGCAGCAAGCGCAGCTCTTTCAGAAGGCCTGCATCGCGAAGGGCTGCAGTGGTGTCAAGCAGTTCGGGGATGGACAGGCCGAATTTGGCACGGTCTCCCACGGAGCTGCCCCAACGGCCCGTACTGCGGGTGGAGAGGCGGGCACGGATTCCGATCATCGGTGCTGCACCGAGGTGATCGCTCGCTTGAATGATCCGCTCCACCTCGTCCGGTTGTTCGATCACCACCACCGGTTGACGTCCGAGCTTGCGCGCCAGGATTGCCGTTTCCAGGTACCGCTGATCTTTGTAGCCGTTGCAGATCAGCAGAGCTTCCGGATCTTTCAGCAGCGAGAGGGCGATCAGCAGTTCCGCCTTGCTCCCAGCCTCCAGGCCAAAGTGCCAGCGCTGGCCGCTGTCCACCAGCCGTTCAACCACATGCCGCTGCTGATTGCATTTCACAGGGAACACGCCCTGGTAGCGGCCTGAATACCCGTAGTGGGCAATGGCGCGATCGAAGGCTGCATGCAGCCGTTCGAGCCGATCTTCCAGAATGTCGTCGAAGCGGATCAGCAGGGGCAGGCCGAGATCCCGAGCCTGCAGCCCCTCCACAAGTTCGATCAGATCGATGCTTCCGCCACGATCGCCCTGGGGTTGCACGGTGATGTGACCGCGGGAGTTGGTTGAGAAGTAAGGGGCTCCCCATCGCTCCAGTCCGTAGAGGTCTGCACCGTCCTGAACGGTCCATGGGCCAGCGGTGCTGGTGTGGGCCATCAGAGTCAAACGGTGGTCTCCAGGATCTGTGACGAGAATCTAGGCAGGGTTGATCGCTTCAACAGCCCGGCGCAGCCTGCTTGCTTGCCAACCGGGCCGGCAGCCACGGACGATGGCGACGGTTTTTTGTTTTTCCATGGCCTCGGAACGCACCTTCATCGCCATCAAGCCCGACGGGGTTCAGCGCGGTCTCATCGGCGAGATCCTCGGTCGTTTCGAGCGCAAGGGTTTCAAGCTTGTCGGCCTCAAGCAGCTCACCCCCAGCCGTGAGCTGGCAGAGCAGCACTACGGCGTTCACAAAGAGCGTCCGTTTTTCGCCGGCCTGGTGGACTTCATCACCTCTGGCCCCGTGGTGGCCATGGTGTGGGAAGGCGACGGTGTGATTGCCAGCGCCCGCAAGCTCATCGGTGCCACCAAGCCTCTCGAAGCAGAACCCGGCACCATCCGCGGCGACCTGGCGATCAACATTGGTCGCAACGTGATTCACGGGTCTGATGCTCCAGAGACCGCACAGTTCGAGATCGGTCTCTGGTTCCAGGCGTCTGAGCTGAGCGACTGGACTCCTTCCGATCAAGGATGGCGCACCGAGGGCTGATCCATCGACCCTGGCCGGGTCCTCTGCCCGGGTGCTGCGCATCATGAGGGGACTCGGTAAGCAGAGTTGTGAGCGATAGCCCCTCCCATGAGCTCCAGCCCTGGCTGAAGCGTGCGGCGATCACCTGGGTGAATCATGCCGGCGCTCCGTTGGTGAAGGTGGTGCCCCGCCGCCATCTCCACAAAGCAGCCGATCTGGGTGTGGGGTTTTCGCCTGTGGCCGATGCCTTTCGGGTTGATGGATGCATCGCGCCTTCACACCGTTTCGCTCGACCTGATGAAGATCTGCGTCTCCATGCTGTGGTGGAGGCGCTGGCACCTCTTGAGCCTGATCGCGGTTGGGCCTGGGCTCCCGGGGAGCGGCGTTGGCGTGATGGACGGGCCTACGAGGCCGACCAGCGCAGTTTTTGCCGGCTGCAACAGGACTGTCTGCAGCAGAAAGGGCTGACGCTGCAAGCGGGCTTCGAGCTCGAGTGGATGGTGTTTGCAGGGGATGCGGGAACCCAGGGTTCTCCTGCATTCCCGGGCGGGCCTTATGGGGCTGATCGCTTGGTGGAAGGCCTCGACTATGCCTCTGAGATCTGTGAGGGCCTAGATGCTGCCGGGCTGGACTGGCTGCAGTTTCATCCCGAATACGGTGCTTCCCAGTTCGAGTTGTCACTGGCCCATGCGTCGGCTGTGGAGGCCGCCGATCGTTTGGTTCTGGCCCGCTTGGTGATTCAGCGCGTGAGCCGACGACTGGGACTGCGTTGCAGTTTCACGCCCAAGTTGTCCAGCGATCAGGTCGGCAACGGCGGTCATGTGCATTTCAGTCTTCGCCGGCATGGTCAGCCCGTGCTGCAGGGAGGCGATGGTCCAGGTGGCGTGTTGCCGGAGGGTGCGGCTCTGATTTCCGGTGTGTTGCATCACCTGCCGGCATTGCTGCCGATCGCCTGTCCGCTCTCGGCTTCGTACGCCCGGCTGGCGCCCAGCTCCTGGTCGGCGCCTTATCAGGTGTGGGGAATTGAAAACCGCGAGGCGGCCTTGCGTTTGGTCCCAACCTCTGTCGATCAAGTGCCTGCCCACCTCGAACTGAAAGTTGCCGATCTGGGGGCCAATCCCTATCTGTTGCTTGGATCGTTGCAGGTGTTGGCGATGGCGGCTCTCATCGAGGCCGTGCCCCTGCCGGAGCCGGTGCGCGGCGATCCTGCGCGCGTTGATGGCACAACAGCGGCCCATGCCCGTCTACCCCAGTCCTTGGCGGAGGGGCGTACAGCGTTGGCATCCAGTGCAGTGCTGTCGGCGGCGATGGGCGAGCTGCTGCATGGGAGCGTGCTCGACAGCATCGATGCCGAGATCGCCCGCTGTGAGGGTTTGCCTCCGGATCAGGTGATCGCCAGCACCCGCTGGTGGCCCTTGGTGGGTGGACTCAGCTGACGCCAGAGTCAAACCGCTGCCATTGGAAACAGGGCAGCAAGAGGTCCAGATCATCGCGGGCACGGCCTTGGCTCACGCAGTCCGCGATCGCCTCAGCTGTGGCTGCAGCCATCAGCACCCCGTTGCGGTGATGGCCGCAGGCCAGCCAAAGTCCAGGGAGGGGACCCTTTCCAAGTAATGGCCCCTCATCCGGTGTGCAGGGCCGGAATCCCCACCAGCGTTCCATCGGGGGCCAGCCCGAGGCTTCCGGGAGCAGGGAGGCAATGCCCTGCTTGAGGATGCTTTGCCCTTGGGGAGTGAGGCCCTCTGCGAAACCGGCCTCCCGCTCCGATGTGGCGCCCACCACCACCAGACCGTCTTCCCTCGGCACCAGGTAAGTGCCGGGTCCGAAGATCACGCGTTTGAGGGCGCCCCGGGGAGCCTGGAGGGACAGCATCTGCCCTTTCACCGGGAAAATCGGCAGCTGAGGCAGGAGCCGGCTGCTCCAGGCCCCGGAGCAAAGCACTGCTATGGCACTATTACGTTCCGAAATCGTTCCTTCAGCGTTGCGGATGCGTGCCCCAATGTGTTTGTCGCCGTTCTCAAGCAGCTCCAGCACTTCCACGCCCTCCAGAAACTGCACCCCCCGTTCCACGCAGGCGCTTTCCAGGGAGCGCATCAACTGGCGGCGGTTGTCGATCTGGCCGTCTTGCTCGAACAGCAGGCCGGCCTGCCAGGTTGTGGCGATGCCCGGCACTTCCCGCTCCAGTTGCCGGCGGTTCAGGGCTGTTCCAAAGCGTGCTGTGGGGTAGCGATCCCGGTCTTCGCTGCTGGTGAAAGGCACCACAATCCCTGTGGAGCGCAGTCCGCAGGGCAGGCCGCTGTCGGCCTCGATCTGGGCGACCCAGCTCGGCACCCGCTCCAGGCTCAGTTGACCGAATCGCAGCTGGTCACCGCTCAGGCCTTCAGCGTGGGGAGCCAGCATGCCTGCTGCCACGAACCCTGCGGCCTCTCCGCGTCGCCGGCTGATCACGCACACCGGATGGTCCCGCCGGGCCAGCTGATGGGCGATGGCCAGGCCCATCAATCCACCGCCAAGGATCAACGCGGCGTCAGCGGCGGGAGGGCGTAAGGCGGTCATGGCTGATGGGGGCTGCGGTTCGCGGTCTTTCCATAGGATTGCTCTGCTCTGAACGTTCCACACAGCGGATGGCGGCACCTGCAGCAACAGACCAGGCCTGGGAAGCGGTGATCGGTCTCGAGACCCACGTTCAGCTGGGCACCAACAGCAAAATTTTCACGGCTGCATCCACGGCGTTCGGGGATGACCCCAACACGCACATCGACCCTGTGGTGTGCGGGCTGCCAGGAACGCTTCCCGTTCTCAATCAGAAGGTGCTGGAGTACGCCGTCAAGGCGGCGATGGCACTCAATCTGAACATTGCCGAGCACAGCAAGTTCGACCGCAAACAATATTTCTACCCTGACCTTCCCAAGAATTATCAGATCTCCCAGTACGACGAACCGATCGCAGAGGAAGGCTGGATCGAAGTGGAGGTGGCCGAGAAGGGTCAGGACACCTACCTGAAAACAATCGGGATCGAGCGGCTTCATATGGAGGAGGACGCCGGCAAGCTTGTGCATGCCGGCAGTGATCGTTTGGCTGGCTCCACCCATTCGTTGGTGGACTACAACCGCGCCGGTGTCGCGCTTGCGGAGATTGTGAGCAAGCCGGATCTGCGCACGGGTCGTGAAGCGGCGGAGTACGCCTCGGAGATCCGTCGGATCATGCGCTATCTCGGTGTGAGCGACGGCAACATGCAGGAGGGCTCCCTGCGTTGCGACGTGAACATCTCCGTGCGCCGGGGGCCGGAGGCGCCTTTCGGAACCAAGGTGGAGATCAAGAACATGAATTCGTTCTCGGCCATTCAGAAGGCCTGCGAGTACGAAATCCAGCGCCAGATCAAGGCCTACGAAACCGGTGAGCCCATCGTTCAAGAAACGCGGCTCTGGGATGAGAGCAAGCAGCTCACCAAGAGCATGCGCAGCAAGGAGGGGGCCAGTGATTACCGCTATTTCCCAGATCCGGATCTCGGGCCGATCGAGGTCAGTGCTGATCAGCGGGAGTCCTGGCGGGCTGAGTTGCCGGAGCTGCCGGCAGCCAAGCGCCACCGCTATGCCGAAACCCTTGGGCTGTCCCAATACGACGCTCGGGTGCTCACCGATGAGAAGGCGATGGCCGACTACTTCGAGGCTGTGGTGGCGGCGGGTGCCGACGCCAAGCTTGCGTCCAATTGGATTACGGGCGACATCGCTGCCTATGTGAACGGCAACCGTCTTCGCTTCAGCGAACTTCCCTTCCGTCCGGAACAACTCGCCGAAATGGTGCAGCTGATCGATGGTGGCAAGATCAGCGGCAAGATCGCCAAGGAGATCCTGCCCGAACTGCTGGAGAAGGGTGGCTCTCCCAAGGCGATCGTGGATGAGCGCGGTCTGGGAATGATCAGTGACCCTGCCGCGATCACCACCATCGTGGAGGAGTTACTTGCGGCCCATCCCGATGAGGTGGAGGCGTTCCGCGGCGGCAAGACCAAGCTGCAGGGCTTCTTCGTTGGCCAGCTGATGAAGAAAACCGGAGGCAAGGCCGATCCCAAGCTGGCGAATCAGATCCTCAGTCAGAAGCTCAAAGGGGCTTGATTCCATCAGTTTTGACGGGGTTCCACCACTGAGCGGCCGGCTGGGGAGACGATGTTGATAAGGAAGTGGGGGTGCTGATTTCGATCTCATTTCGATTTCACTTATGGCGACTTCTTCAACGGTGCTGCGCTCGAAGCATGCATAAGTGCTGGCTTCTACTGCTGGATTGAGGATCAGCATGTGCTGCTCACCAAGAGCAAAGCTCCAGCTCTTGGTGAAAGGTCCCCATGAGGAGAAAGGGTTGGAGATTGGCATCATCGTTGCCTGTTTACGTTGTCTCTGGTGCCGGGGCAGAGCCTCCGGATCAAGGACGAGATCGGGGAGAGCTTTCCACCATGAGAAAGCCCCCTTAGAGCGGGGGCTGCTTGGGATCCTTGATGAAGTGATCAGGCCGGGTTGATCAGCGGGTCCAGTTGCTGTTGCCGAGGGAGCCTGTGTGGCTAACTCGGACCAGCCTTGATCCGTTGACGACCTTGAACGTGAGACGACCGGAATTCTGGGTTTGACTGCCGGCGGTGTCCTGCCAGAGGCCACTCACAGTGTTGCCTTGGCGCTGACCGATGAAGATGTTTTTAAAATTGCCTCCTCGGCCGTTCCAGGAGACGATTGACCCTGTCTGGCGAACCACATACGTTCCGCCGTTGTTGCCACGCCAGGTTCCGTTGAGGTTGCGCGCATCGTTGCAGTCGGGTCGGCTGCTAATGGATGCGGGCTTTTGTGTTGGTGTCCAGGAGGTGTTGAAGCCAGGGTTGCCGCCAACTTTGACGAGTCGATTGCGATCAATGCGCAGCTTGAGGCTGCCGGTGCTGTTGTTGCAGAAGTTCTTCCAGGAAGCGTTGATGATGTTTCCCTGGATGGTCCCTGTGATCAGGTTGAAGGGTTTGCTATTGAGGAAGCCTTTCATTTGGAAGTTGTTGCCGCTGCGCTGAGCGGAATAGACACCTTTGTTGTTGCCTTTGAGCCAGCCATTGAGGTTGACCTGCTGCTGATTGGATGGCGGAGTGCTGTTGGATCCGGAGCCTGATCCAGCGCTTACACGGATCATTCGGTACTGCAATGCCTTGGGCACATTGCCTCCAGCGGTGGGTGCATTGGCCTGCAGCATGTTGTTGGATCGTTGAATGACCCACTGCCTGTTGGACAGCGATTGCAGCTGCAGGGTGTTACCAACTTTGTTGGCCATGAACAGGCGGTTGCGGC belongs to Synechococcus sp. WH 7805 and includes:
- a CDS encoding FAD-dependent oxidoreductase, with the translated sequence MTALRPPAADAALILGGGLMGLAIAHQLARRDHPVCVISRRRGEAAGFVAAGMLAPHAEGLSGDQLRFGQLSLERVPSWVAQIEADSGLPCGLRSTGIVVPFTSSEDRDRYPTARFGTALNRRQLEREVPGIATTWQAGLLFEQDGQIDNRRQLMRSLESACVERGVQFLEGVEVLELLENGDKHIGARIRNAEGTISERNSAIAVLCSGAWSSRLLPQLPIFPVKGQMLSLQAPRGALKRVIFGPGTYLVPREDGLVVVGATSEREAGFAEGLTPQGQSILKQGIASLLPEASGWPPMERWWGFRPCTPDEGPLLGKGPLPGLWLACGHHRNGVLMAAATAEAIADCVSQGRARDDLDLLLPCFQWQRFDSGVS
- a CDS encoding Coq4 family protein, producing the protein MHIRLQERLQSLKLLAGLASFLKNPGSLDSVFAVGNSVKDGPLGDQMMRHLLKDPQFKDLVQERWRPQPIDLSALKTLPEGSLGRCYANQLISQGITPDTLIDPSPVDSDKDFIVHRLKETHDITHVLTGFGIDGASELGLQGFNLAQNRSPLAVMLIFGGMLSALQNDEPLTPMLRALAQGFQMGLDAELVISKKLEDGWNRPLADWQRDLNLPITIA
- the ndk gene encoding nucleoside-diphosphate kinase; this translates as MASERTFIAIKPDGVQRGLIGEILGRFERKGFKLVGLKQLTPSRELAEQHYGVHKERPFFAGLVDFITSGPVVAMVWEGDGVIASARKLIGATKPLEAEPGTIRGDLAINIGRNVIHGSDAPETAQFEIGLWFQASELSDWTPSDQGWRTEG
- a CDS encoding glutamine synthetase family protein; translated protein: MSDSPSHELQPWLKRAAITWVNHAGAPLVKVVPRRHLHKAADLGVGFSPVADAFRVDGCIAPSHRFARPDEDLRLHAVVEALAPLEPDRGWAWAPGERRWRDGRAYEADQRSFCRLQQDCLQQKGLTLQAGFELEWMVFAGDAGTQGSPAFPGGPYGADRLVEGLDYASEICEGLDAAGLDWLQFHPEYGASQFELSLAHASAVEAADRLVLARLVIQRVSRRLGLRCSFTPKLSSDQVGNGGHVHFSLRRHGQPVLQGGDGPGGVLPEGAALISGVLHHLPALLPIACPLSASYARLAPSSWSAPYQVWGIENREAALRLVPTSVDQVPAHLELKVADLGANPYLLLGSLQVLAMAALIEAVPLPEPVRGDPARVDGTTAAHARLPQSLAEGRTALASSAVLSAAMGELLHGSVLDSIDAEIARCEGLPPDQVIASTRWWPLVGGLS
- the speA gene encoding biosynthetic arginine decarboxylase yields the protein MAHTSTAGPWTVQDGADLYGLERWGAPYFSTNSRGHITVQPQGDRGGSIDLIELVEGLQARDLGLPLLIRFDDILEDRLERLHAAFDRAIAHYGYSGRYQGVFPVKCNQQRHVVERLVDSGQRWHFGLEAGSKAELLIALSLLKDPEALLICNGYKDQRYLETAILARKLGRQPVVVIEQPDEVERIIQASDHLGAAPMIGIRARLSTRSTGRWGSSVGDRAKFGLSIPELLDTTAALRDAGLLKELRLLHFHIGSQINDIAVLKDALQEAGQIYGELHRLGAPMGFLDVGGGLGIDYDGSRSATAASTNYSLQNYANDVVATVKECCEPSGVPVPTLVSESGRALASHFSVLVFDILGTGAAPDERPERMDDDPLILRNLHETFDGITTANLQEAWNDVLKFKDDALSAFRLGYLSLPERARAEQLAWACARRINRLLPADDSSPDELRNLRASLASTYYGNFSVFRSAPDTWAIDQLFPVMPIHRLDEEPDQLGSIADLTCDSDGKLARFIQGGQSKPLLELHSPQPNQPYLIGLFLAGAYQEVMGNLHNLFGSTNAVHIRLAPGGGYLLDHVVRGDTNSDVLEAMEHDPDLMLERLRLASEEAIRDRRLSVNDARLLISHVASSLQQATYLQA
- the gatB gene encoding Asp-tRNA(Asn)/Glu-tRNA(Gln) amidotransferase subunit GatB, which codes for MAAPAATDQAWEAVIGLETHVQLGTNSKIFTAASTAFGDDPNTHIDPVVCGLPGTLPVLNQKVLEYAVKAAMALNLNIAEHSKFDRKQYFYPDLPKNYQISQYDEPIAEEGWIEVEVAEKGQDTYLKTIGIERLHMEEDAGKLVHAGSDRLAGSTHSLVDYNRAGVALAEIVSKPDLRTGREAAEYASEIRRIMRYLGVSDGNMQEGSLRCDVNISVRRGPEAPFGTKVEIKNMNSFSAIQKACEYEIQRQIKAYETGEPIVQETRLWDESKQLTKSMRSKEGASDYRYFPDPDLGPIEVSADQRESWRAELPELPAAKRHRYAETLGLSQYDARVLTDEKAMADYFEAVVAAGADAKLASNWITGDIAAYVNGNRLRFSELPFRPEQLAEMVQLIDGGKISGKIAKEILPELLEKGGSPKAIVDERGLGMISDPAAITTIVEELLAAHPDEVEAFRGGKTKLQGFFVGQLMKKTGGKADPKLANQILSQKLKGA